catataaaataatacacaattaTTGAAAAATCAATGAAAATACATTGCTAAAGAAATGGATTCCTATGTATGTAGGTGCAATAAACATTGTTGAGTCTACTATCAGGTAATCAAATAAATGCTGGTGAGTCTACTGTCAGGAAATTTTGTGAACATTCAGACAAAAACAATGGGAAAACCAAACAAGATTAGGAAGTACAAGAAAAGCCTACATATCAACAACAGGCAAATGAGATGTACGAGACAATGTCTTAAAAATATCAAAGGAAGTTTATTTATAGTACGGGCagaatttcttttttaagtaCAGAATTTAATAGTAACATTTGATATCAATTTCTCCTGTCAATTTCTAATATGCTCAAATACCAAAAACTTGAAAGACATAAATAAAGACCCTTATGTGGCATCActaatttaaaatgatcataacaatgttttacatttcagaacACAGTTCTGAATTCCTGAAGCAACAATATGCATTGCTTCTTCAGTGATTCACACTGTGGATGTGACACCATTTTTTCTCAGCCAGTTTTATATGCCATCATgtctcattttttatttgttgagtGCATTGAACACACTGGAGATGGAGCCCTTACCTGGTGGACAGACGGAGTGGACCTAGGATAGCTCCCAGAATGCACATAGGCAGACCTGTCTGGGCAGCCTCGAACATCTTAACAGCTACCTCCCCTAAAACAAGTGATATACATAACTAAACCACACTAAACTACAAGCATTGGTTAGGATCTGAGAATATGTAATTGAGATTGTGTTAACTGTGTGGCATTGTGATAATATGctcataaaaacacagatgtgtgAGGTCATGTAAAGTTCTGCCGGTGTTACTTACCAAGCATGTTGGTAGGCATACCTAGCAAGGTATGTAGTAGATCATGTACCTCTCTATACCGCTGCATCACATATGCTAGTTCCTCATCATCAACAAACTTTACATTAGCACGTGTGTCAGGAGTGACTTTCTGGGGTGGGATTATAACAAGGATTATAAGGTACTAAGATATTTAGGGTTcacaaatgcattaaaatggcTTTGCtgtcaaacatttacatttttttctaggAAACAGAGATATTCTCTCCCTAAAGAGCCATCCGGCAGTGCCGACATCCAGGAAAGGTCCAGTGTGGAGAGCTGAATCCTTGGGCGTTCTCTGAGGACATTTCAAACAGTGTTATGATGATAaagaataatatatttattcacaCTTCAATTACAGAATATATATGGAGTCAGTAAACTGATAGCAGTGGTACAGATGAGAGCATCTAAATGAGAAAAAATTAAAGATTTCCATACATGAGAATTGTGTAGCCTTCAGGATTGTTCCTCATTCTGTTCCTTAATTTGACCAGGGCCAAGTGGCCTGTGGTCTCCCCTAGCACAGCCACCATGTCTGAGTGAATGAGAAATCTATTATATTAGTATTCCACACTGTACCCCTACACAGTTCAGCTTGCATGGTAAAGTGCTCTAGTACTGGTTTACAGGTAGTCCCTGACTGACCACTATATGGAAACCTTTATTATCTATTATTCACAAGGCAGCATGAATGAGAAGAGTCTCACCATGTCTGTATGGATTCTGCAGAGCAGCTATTCCCGATCCCACTGCCAGGAGAGCTTTTTGAACAGGGCTGGTTTGAATATGGCCTGTATATAACCTGCCATGATGATCTGATTCCCAGGCTGTATGCTGCTGCCTGGTCAGTACTATGGGGAAGATATTTACAGTAGTTTATAACATTTATGTAAACAGTCAAAGGCCCTAATCTAAATCTGAAACATCCCTCGGAAGTCAGAGCAGCTATTTGAGCAGTCCGTGACTGGAGTGTTAAATATCTAGaatatatctatatgtgtgtgtgtatatacacagagaactacagtttccagagaaacaggacatttcggaTAGCggtccatcagctgtgcaagcaaagtgcttgtgtttgtgtgtgtgtgtgtgtgtgtgtgtgtgtgtgtgtgtatatatatatatatatatatatatatatatatatatatatatatatatatatatatatacacatacatatatacatatatacacacacacacacacacacacctattttTCCATGACATTGGACCTAAAATGTgcaatttcaaaaacaaacaaaaacgagATTTTCGTTCACAGACAGTGGTGTAAGCAACGCTTGATTTTATAATCTAAGGACAAAGTTGAGATAAGGAAAGCGTTTCGGGTGGGTTAATCTAGcacaacaaccaaaacaaaacatgtcttTTCGACATTAGATAAGTGTTTATGACCAATAAGAAGTGAGAGACGTGTTTAGGCCGCTGTTTCAGACGGTCCTAGACCATCGCTGGAGTTATAGACTAAATGTCCCTCTTGAAAATATGGAAGAATTTAGGTTAACAATCTTGCAAGAGTTGATGTAACCGTGCAGTCATTCATAAATTGCGTCTAGACCGCCACATCATTTCTGTATATAGTTAGCTAAG
This is a stretch of genomic DNA from Electrophorus electricus isolate fEleEle1 chromosome 6, fEleEle1.pri, whole genome shotgun sequence. It encodes these proteins:
- the coq4 gene encoding ubiquinone biosynthesis protein COQ4 homolog, mitochondrial; the protein is MCSVLSRARRWAFAFHVLTRQQHTAWESDHHGRLYTGHIQTSPVQKALLAVGSGIAALQNPYRHDMVAVLGETTGHLALVKLRNRMRNNPEGYTILIERPRIQLSTLDLSWMSALPDGSLGREYLCFLEKNKVTPDTRANVKFVDDEELAYVMQRYREVHDLLHTLLGMPTNMLGEVAVKMFEAAQTGLPMCILGAILGPLRLSTSRLQKLTTSLGPWALHSGIHSRCVLSVFYERRWEQNLEDLREELNIEPPPFTLPANSKRPS